A genomic region of Papaver somniferum cultivar HN1 chromosome 7, ASM357369v1, whole genome shotgun sequence contains the following coding sequences:
- the LOC113298088 gene encoding NADH dehydrogenase [ubiquinone] flavoprotein 1, mitochondrial — MGPVKNILSLHRAAAPLRQSTRRWDAVCRSFSAQAATTATTPQPPPPPPPPEKTHFGGLKDEDRIFTNLYGLHDPFLKGAMKRGDWHRTKDLVLKGTDWIINEMKKSGLRGRGGAGFPSGLKWSFMPKVSDGRPSYLVVNADESEPGTCKDREIMRHDPHKLLEGCLIAGVGMRASAAYIYIRGEYVNERLNLEKALKEAYKAGLLGKNACGSGYDFDVHIHYGAGAYICGEETALLESLEGKQGKPRLKPPFPANAGLYGCPTTVTNVETVAVSPTILRRGPEWFASFGRKNNSGTKLFCISGHVNKPCTVEEEMSIPLKELLERHCGGVRGGWDNLLAVIPGGSSVPLLPKHICDDVLMDYDALKAVTSGLGTAAVIVMDKSTDVVDAIARLSYFYKHESCGQCTPCREGTGWLWMVMERLKVGDAKLEEIDMLQEITKQIEGHTICALGDAAAWPVQGLIRHFRPELERRIRERADRELLEVASA, encoded by the exons ATG GGACCCGTCAAGAATATTCTCTCTCTGCACAGGGCGGCAGCTCCATTACGGCAAAGCACTAGAAGGTGGGATGCAGTTTGCAGATCATTCAGTGCTCAAGCAGCAACTACCGCAACCACTCCACAACCTCCACCACCACCCCCGCCTCCTGAGAAAACCCACTTTGGTGGACTAAAAGATGAGGACCGCATCTTCACCAACCTTTATGGATTGCACGACCCTTTCCTCAAAGGTGCAATGAAGCGTGGTGATTGGCACAGAACCAAAGACCTAGTACTCAAGGGAACTGACTGGATTATTAATGAAATGAAGAAGTCAGGGCTTCGTGGCCGTGGAGGTGCTGGTTTTCCATCTGGTCTTAAGTGGTCGTTCATGCCAAAAGTATCTGATGGGCGTCCTTCCTATCTTGTGGTAAATGCTGATGAGAGTGAGCCAGGAACGTGTAAGGACAGAGAAATCATGAGGCATGATCCACACAAGCTACTAGAAGGGTGCCTTATTGCAGGAGTAGGCATGAGGGCCAGCGCAGCTTACATCTACATAAGGGGAGAGTATGTAAATGAGCGTTTGAACCTCGAAAAGGCCTTAAAAGAAGCTTATAAAGCTGGACTATTAGGAAAGAATGCATGTGGTTCAGGCTATGACTTTGATGTGCATATCCACTATGGTGCTGGTGCTTACATTTGTGGTGAAGAGACTGCACTTCTTGAAAGTCTCGAAGGGAAACAAGGTAAACCTAGATTGAAGCCTCCATTTCCAGCTAATGCTGGGTTATATGGCTGCCCAACAACTGTTACCAATGTGGAAACAGTGGCTGTTTCTCCAACCATCTTAAGAAGAGGACCTGAATGGTTTGCTAGTTTTGGCAGAAAGAACAATTCTGGGACAAAGCTATTTTGCATCTCAGGTCACGTGAATAAGCCTTGCACTGTTGAAGAGGAAATGAGTATACCATTAAAGGAACTGTTAGAGAGGCACTGTGGGGGAGTCAGAGGTGGGTGGGATAATTTGCTTGCCGTGATACCAGGGGGTTCTTCCGTGCCATTGCTTCCCAAGCACATCTGTGACGATGTCTTGATGGATTACGATGCACTCAAGGCTGTGACTTCTGGGTTGGGAACTGCTGCGGTGATTGTCATGGACAAGTCAACTGATGTTGTGGATGCTATTGCCAGGCTTTCGTACTTCTACAAGCACGAGAGTTGTGGTCAGTGCACACCCTGTAGGGAGGGAACAGGATGGTTGTGGATGGTCATGGAAAGGTTGAAGGTTGGAGATGCAAAGCTGGAAGAGATTGACATGCTGCAGGAGATCACGAAACAGATAGAAGGGCATACAATCTGTGCATTGGGTGATGCTGCTGCTTGGCCAGTTCAGGGCCTGATCAGGCATTTTAGACCTGAGTTAGAGAGGAGGATTAGGGAACGTGCAGATAGGGAATTATTGGAGGTTGCATCTGCTTAA